The Canis lupus familiaris isolate Mischka breed German Shepherd chromosome 14, alternate assembly UU_Cfam_GSD_1.0, whole genome shotgun sequence DNA window ATTGAATGGACTTATAAGCAAAACTataatgtatacaatggaatattagtcttaaaaatgaacaactgaaatatgttacaacatggatgaacattgAGGACATTATGCAAAATGTAAAAAGCCAGTCACACAAATCATGCAGACTAGTATGGTTCCAGTTGTATAAGGTACTTAAGGAAGTCAAAATCAAGAAgtaaagtagaatggtggtttcccgGATGTGTAGGGCATGGTGGAATAAtgagttgtttaatgggtatggaatttctgtttttcaagttGAAAGAAGTTTTGGAgattgatggtggtgatgattgcacaataTGAATGCACTTAAtaccattgaactgtacactgaaaaatggctgagatggcaaattttatattatgcgTGTTTTTGCACAAAAagggaaaattggaaaaattaaattgaacATTAAAGCAATTTATTTTGCCAGTTAACTATAGGAGAAAAGGTATAATCGATaatctaagaaacaaagcaaatagagtgaatgggtgacgggcactgggtattattctgtatgttagtaaattgaacaccaataaaaaaaaaaaaaaaaaaaaaaaaaaaagaaacaaagcaaataaacaaagggggaaaaagagacagaggcaaacaaagaaacagacacttaactacagagaacaaattgatagtCACCAAAGAGGAAGTGAATgtggggatgggtaaaataggtgatgagaATTAAGTGAATAAGGGGTGCATTTgctatgatgagcaccaggtattgtatggaagtattgaatcactatattgtccaCTTGAAACTACTATTGCAATGTagattaactaactggaatttaaatagaaacttaaaaatatttttaaaaagattaagaaatgagtcaatgggagaaggacaaacattatatgttctcattcatttggagaatataaataatagtgaaaaggaatagaagggaagggagaagaaatgggtaggaaatatcagaaagggagacacagcatgaagacttctaactctgggaaacgaactaggggtggtggaaggggaggagggcggggggtgggggtgaatgggtgacgggcactgaggggggcacttgacgggatgagcactgggtgttattctgtatgttggcaaattgaacaccaataaaaaataaatttattattaaaaaaatattgagaagagATGTGAAAAACTCCAACTTATTCTCTACTGCAGTACTGATTAGTGTTGTTATTACATAAATTGAACCTAGTTTCATACTTTATACTCATgaagataataatgaaaaattttacaaattttattgaaGACTAAAAGTTTagtgaagatatatatatatacaaatatgtgaaaatatattttgtagtcTATATTTTGTAGACTAATATATTTCACAGATAGAAATTTATTAGCAATGATGAAATCTGAAGCCATTGTTAATATTGGTAAAGACTTTGATGCacattacatttaataattttaagggCATAAAAAATGCCACTGCAATATCTATTAGCATATTTAGATGTATTAATTGCATGATTCTTCAAAGTCCCAAGCGGATTTATCAACAGAATCTTTTATCCACTCCTCTAAGCAGCAGAGTAAAACCGAGGATGATGTCACTTTGCCACTTTTCTTTATACACTTTATACACTTAACCCAGTGTATTGGTAACTTCATTTACCAATATAGAAGAGGTGCGTAGTGTCTTCTGATGATGGATTCAACCTGAAAGGTGGGCAGAACTGCAGGAGAAAAACAGTGGCTATGGTCCTTGACTTGTTCTGTTCTAGTCTTTCTATTAGTTCTTGacaatattttctctgttttctctattATTCTTAATGAGAACATAGATGCAGATTTCcttctgaaatttaaaacactTGTGTACTCAATTGCATTCTATTACACTAGAAAGTGGGTTTGAGATTTCCAATTATtgatagaagaaaacagaatacatttttcctatattgttggattatttttttcccagaaagttAAATTTTGCAGAAGAATAACTGGTTTCAATTTGAAGAGAATTAATTCTGGTACTTAGAACACTAAAACAAATACCTTGactatatttatgtttttctgctTAAACTTATAACAGGTTGTCTAAAACTcaaattataaattgtttttttatttttatttttatttttatttatttttttatttttttaataataaatttgttttttattggtgttcaatttgccaacatacagaataacacccagtgctcatcccgtcaagtgcccccctcagtgcccgtcacccattcacgcccaccccccgccctcctccccttccaccacccctagttcatttcccagagttagaaggctttatgttctgtctccctttctgatatttcccacacatttcttctcctttcccttctattccctttcactattatttatattccccaaatgaatgagaacatataatgtttgtccttctccaattgacttatttcactcagcataattgcatgactttatttatctatttatctatttatttatttatttgtttgtttatttatttgtttgtttatcttatttcatctttttacagttttttttttaaatcaggctcCTAGGGAATATAGCTAATATAACACAACTAAGCTGAAGATGACTTTGTCTCAGACCAGTAGTGGGATCTACAGCTTGTAACTCTTAGACACGATACTCCCTTAACAATTTATATATCTTCAAATTATAAATCTTCAAATTATAAATCTTCAAATTATAAATTAGTCATCCCCCAACTTAAATAGTAAACTGTTTTCATGAAACTCAACAAATTGGATACAAAGGAGTAAGAACCAATAATCAGGAAAGCTCCCTTGATGGTACAGACTGCACTTCCTCTGTCAGATGCTCTGAGTAGACTGTTCAGTGTGGCTTGATCACAATCACCGCCACTTATTAAAGTACATCAATGACTTTACCAGCAAACCCAGACACCCTcctgcttttcatttattcattcagcaaactgTGAATCTTTAGTGTGATTCACTAATTGAAATTAATCTCTTAAAATctaaataacagaagaaaaactttGAATTTACATGTCTCTATTATTTACCAGAtaagactttgttttgttttcccaaataTAATCACTTTAATGCACATAGCaattaatttctcatttaaacTGATATGctgagaagaaaatgaggcaacACTGGGATGTTTGTAACTCCAAtccattttttattctctatctTGCTTTTCAGTGGTTATGCCTAAGTTACatgttgaaaaatataaagaagaattaaacTTGGCTACTTGTAAGGAGGAGGTAGTCattctattaagaaaaatatatataaatctcatttaaagtataattgtatttattttatttatttatttatttattttttttatttttttttttattggtgttcaatttactaacatacagaataacacccagtgcccgtcacccattcactcccaccccccgccctcctccccttctaccacccctagttcgtttcccagagttagcagtctttacgttctgtctccctttctgatatactctggtttctcttcagatcgtataaatctttcgccttttatttatttttttaaagtataattttaaaacagctaCAAAGTACTACAAAAAGCAATACACACAGAatacatatggcctttattaagacaaacaataaaaatttcttctatattttctcttaCAGACATTATGatctttgtaactttttaattttctgacattaaatatttttattttattttaaaaaatattttatgtatttatttgagagagaaacagtgagcaaaaagagaaagcacaagccatggggagagggagagggagaagcagattccccactgagcagggagcccggggtgaggttcaatcccatgaccctgagatcatgaactgagccaaagatatatgcttaacaaactgagtcaCAAAGAtggtcctgttttattttttaaagatttcatttatttattttaagaaagaaggagtgtgagtagggagagggacagaaagaatctcaagcagatttcatgctaagtgcagagccccatgtggggttcaatctcatgatcctgaaatcatgacctgagttgaaatcaagagtcaaacgctcaactgactgaactacccaggcatcccttattttttttaatgctaaaatttaaaagcccTTGCCAATAATCCTATACTCTAGAATGCTGAAGGAGTAGGTAACACTGCAAACGATTTAGACAtcttaatataaatattcagtACTTAATACAAATATCCAACAAATGTGGATCTCACggcaaaataaaattatctttttatcaaATACTACTTTCATTAGCAGATGGAAGCTGATCTTAGTGAAccatttaaaaacagtaaaataaactaaaacacaCCTACTGACATAGTCTATAAGTATGAGCATAGTCTATAGTCTTCTCAGCATATCAGTTTCCATGAGAAATTAATTgctatatatgtaatatatatgctTACATATATTAcaacagatacatatatattacaactgatatatttatttatatatacatatatgtatatcacctattcacttatgtatttatttaattatatatatatttgtatggaataagcataaataaaaataaacatacacactTATTCAAGTTGTTTGGGACTACAGAAATTGTGAagtctaaattttaaatatatgaatatataaatatatgaatagatGCTAAACCATATGAAGTAATGCATCTTGCACCATAAGACAATAATGGTCACAGCTATTTTTACATAGATCCTACCCAATAACTAAACATTGGTATGAACACTTTAGACTAAAGTATACATGTTTATCAGTAACTAGTCATGTTCTAATCACTTTTGTTATTTTCCCTCAATCCTTACTACAGCTGAGCTAAAAAATTGTTTATCTTGGTTTTACACAGAGTGGACAGAGAAACAGTGAGTAAAGAGCAGGGGGATTGGGTCTATGGTTGCATTTGGGCTGAGATTCTAAACATCTCACCTAAAGTCCCATAGGTCTCCAAAAGTTCATTCATGTGTGAGAAACCTGACTTTTTCTTGGTTGGGTGCATTCCTCACTCTACAAAACCACAAAAACTTCACAGGAAAGCTTGCTTCTCTGGGTAAAAGAATCTCTAATATTTGATATTATGTATAATTTAGTTTCAAAATCTTTCTTACCTGGAATAAAcctctaagaattttaaaaatattcttgttgGTAAACAAAGCATTGATGTTAAATCAATTTAGACTTATATAATGAAAACTGTAGAATTAtattgtttatctatttttcaatAATTCAATGATTTGACTTGTTGGCTTAAGTttgtcaggtttaatccgattggtagtgaaatgaaaagacaggccaggcaaaagttggaagaaacaggcttttaatgggacgcGCTCTTGGGCAAGGTTCCGAGGCCCTGCAAAGGAGTGAAGCTGGGAAAGTCTCAGGGCCAGGAAGTCACGTGCAGGGGAGTACAAGTGGGCTTTTTTAAGGGGGAGGGGTAAGGGTTGTGTGTCTGTatggggtgataggtattaaggcaTGTTAGTGGCGGAATTGGTATGGGGCGATAACTGCTTATGCCCTTATATGGGGTCTGATACGGTTCAGAtttcctgcataggtcctgtCTTCCCCTGATAATATGTCCTTGGGAAGTCTGCTGGTGGTGGGAAAGTTCTGAGGCAGGGATAACAAGATAGAGGATCCACtgccattttgttggtgcctcctgATCCCCCTTGATCCCGCTAGCCCAACAAAGTTTACCTTTTGTAAATTCccaatatatgtttatgtatgaCACTGTCTGTTATGAGGAAATGTCATGACCTGAATTGTGTCAACTTCAATATTAATAACCAATTATTCTGACCCACAGTtgtaattttttagttttatgataGATTCACAATAAGTTCTGATTAATAATCCTCAATCTATAGGCCCATaggactttctcttttttacacAAGTAGGTGTGCACAAACACAAAATTCTCAGTATTTCTTAAATCATTTCAGGTATTTGTATTCCATGAGTGATCCATTGCCTGCAAAGCTTTCACTGGTGAACTTGAGGTCTAGATGAACTGGGCTTAGATGAACCCTCATGGACAACAAAACTTGGATGATCAGTGACAGTGGACAATCTGATTTCATCCTGGTGGGAATTTTCAGTCAGTCAAAACACCCAACTTTTCTCTGTgtgatcatttttattgttttcttgttggTATTGTCTGGAAACTCTCTCCTGATATTTCTGATATACTCTGATGCTCACCTCCACACTCCCATGTATTTTTTCATCAGCCAGTTGTCTCTCATGGATGTAATGTACATTTCCATCACTGTACCCAAAATGCTTATGAACCAGGTTTTGAGTATGAATAAGATCTCAACCCTAGAATGTGGGATGCAAATGTTTCTCTATGTAACACTAGGAGGTTCAGAATGTTTTCTTCTAGCCACCATGGCTTATGATCGCTATGTAGCCATCTGCCATCCTCTTCATTACCCTGTCCTCATGAACCATAGATTGTGTCTTCTACTGGCATCTGGCTGCTGGTTTCTGGGATCTGTGGATGGATTCATGCTCACGTCCATCACCATGACCTTCCCCTTCTGCAGAACTCGAGAGATCCATCATTTCTTCTGTGAAGTCCCTGCCATAGTGAAGCTTTCTTGCTCAGATACTTCCCTCTATGAGACAGTCATGTACCTGTGCTGTGTCCTCATGCTTCTTATCCCTGTAGCAGTCATTTCAAGCTCTTATTCTTTCATCCTTTTCACCATTCACAGGATAAACTCAGCAAAAAGCCAGAAATCCTTTGCCACGTGTTCCTCCCATATGACGGTGGTCATTCTCTTTTATGGGGCTGGAGTCTACAACTATATGCTTCCCAGTTTTTACCACACCCCTGAAAAAGACATAATGGTGTCTGTCTTTTATACCATACTTACTCCATTGCTAAACCCTTTAATCTATAGTCTGAGGAATAAAGATGTCACAGAAGCTTTAAAGAAAATGGTGAATGTAGGACCTGTCtttcaagaaattataaaatagaaaattaatattttattctgttttttcttctctctacaCATTGGAACTTAGGAATCTTATGCCAATGATTCTTTAGGGAATACCTTagtacataaataaatttcttgGGACCTCATACCATGGTATCTTATATCATATTCACAACTACTTAACGAATTTCTCTAATGTACTACAATTATCTTTGATTCTAAATCTCCATTCAAAATGTATTGTACTATGCTAATATTTTGAggtaaaattaaagtttataacTGTACTCTTATTATATAGAAGAATacttacattaaatatataatgaattatttaCAGGATAAAGATCATTTGGAGGTAagaaattttctcaaataaaagagagaaaaggagatagagacggagagagaaagggagggaaggcagaagggagagagagagaaattcagatTGACAGAAAAGTGATAAAGCAGAGTAGGTACAGTGTTAACAACAAAGAGTCTAGGTAAAGGGTATAGGATGTTCTTTGTACCACTCTTATTCATGCTTCATTTCCACAAATTAAATTAAGTCCAAGTAAATAGATAAGATGGTCTTTCTGTCACACAtgctttttttaggatttttagtcttagtttttttttttttttcatactctaAAGTGATGCAAAAAGCCTTCAGAGAACAAAAGCTACATAGAGTAACCTGAAGCAGCTTACACTGAGCTTGGCCCCCTGACAGTATGCCTAGGTAAAGACAGCTTACAATCAGTGGAACCAGCTCCTCCCACAGACAGACAGCAACATCTGTTGAACCAAGTTTATGGATCACTAAAAAGCTTATGCACTATGGGAAAATAGTGTATAGAATTTGAGGGGTTTTTTATGAGGTTTTagtttgtcatttaaaatttttctttttcttttttgcttttcaactagtttctcattttatcaattctttgtttttaaatctttttaaattttcattcttatgtttatatttataggcattcttcatttttggcttcttttcattGAGATATATCTGTATccatctatatatagatatatatctatatctatctatatatatctatatatttatatctatctatctatctatctatctatatttcatttcatttcctttctttacaattttgggatttaATGTCTTctaccaaacaaaccaaaatacatCTAGCACCAAATGACTCCCCTGTTTTATCCATGTGTAagaataaattatatcttttttccctttttaaaatttttcttttttggtttctgatcCCTTTGGAtttgtctagtgtgtattttgctgAGGTCATggatgatatttttttattttgttctctcattcatctattctttggagaaaaagaCTAGAATAAGACAttcagagcaaaagaaagaacaagaggtaATATGGTATATTATGTATCTAATCAATATAGATATaagtaaaatgacagaaattgaattcagaataatgattacaaaccctgattttaaaaaaaggaaaaaaaagacactaggGAATACCttagtacataaataaaatcttgggatctctgggtggctcagcagtttgatgcctgcctttagctcaggttgtgatcctggagacccaggatcgagtcctacatcgggttccctgcatggagcctgcttctccctctgcctgtctctctctctctctgcgtctgtcatgaataaataaaatcttttaaaaaaacaaataaaatctaatcaagtcaaaattaaaaatactttaaatgagGTGCAATCTAAAATGGATATTCTAACAGATTgagtaaatgaggcagaagagagagtcagtgacatagaagacaaaattATGGATAGGAAAGAAGCtgatgaaaagagaggaaaacaaccGATGGACCATGAGGGGTCAAGAGATCAGGGAtgccataaagcaaaacaatattagaattattggaatcctagaggaagaagaaagagatagagggatagaaggtatatttgagcaaatcgtagttgagaacttccctaatctgggaaggaaacaggcattcaagtccaggaagcacagagaactcccctcaaaatcaagaaaaataatcaatgCACTgaaatataatagtgaagctaagaaatgtcaaagataaagagaaaatcctgaaagtggTTTGAGGTAAGAGGTCCTTAAtgtacaagggtagaaacattagtTTGGCATCACAACTATCCATAGAGACCTGAAGGCCAGAATGGATTGGTATGATATAATCAGGGTGGTAAatgaagaacatgcagccaagaatactttatcttcAAGAtggtcattcagaatagaaggagagctaaagagcttccagaacagacagaaactgaaagaatatgtgatcaccaaGCTAGcc harbors:
- the OR2T4G gene encoding olfactory receptor family 2 subfamily T member 4G — protein: MDNKTWMISDSGQSDFILVGIFSQSKHPTFLCVIIFIVFLLVLSGNSLLIFLIYSDAHLHTPMYFFISQLSLMDVMYISITVPKMLMNQVLSMNKISTLECGMQMFLYVTLGGSECFLLATMAYDRYVAICHPLHYPVLMNHRLCLLLASGCWFLGSVDGFMLTSITMTFPFCRTREIHHFFCEVPAIVKLSCSDTSLYETVMYLCCVLMLLIPVAVISSSYSFILFTIHRINSAKSQKSFATCSSHMTVVILFYGAGVYNYMLPSFYHTPEKDIMVSVFYTILTPLLNPLIYSLRNKDVTEALKKMVNVGPVFQEIIK